In a genomic window of Taeniopygia guttata chromosome 13, bTaeGut7.mat, whole genome shotgun sequence:
- the AFAP1L1 gene encoding actin filament-associated protein 1-like 1 isoform X1 — MDRLSVLDQLLPELSVLLKLLDHEYLSATTQEKKLAVSSILQKLQPPAGKDGDYMYVNTASLGNGTSFVESLFEEFDCDLRDLQDMQEDEGDTSDAVGSELAGSQPAKPVSARLSPSQVPADPAPPLPTTPPPEDYYEEALPLGPGKAPEYITSRNSSSPPNSIEDGYYEDADSSYPVTRINGEQKSSYNDSDVMSSSYESYDEEEEEGKGQQLTHQWPSEEASMNLVKDCRICAFLLRKKRFGQWAKQLTIIRDGKLLCYKSSKDRQPHVEVPLATCNVIYVPKDGRRKKHELRFSLPGAEALVLAVQSKEQAEEWLKVIKEASSPAAGGMEAPTSPVMPCKMELDKRLSQEKHTSDSDSVAMGDSGSPAARREHGEHGKGKKGGLADLKGSMSRAAGKKITRIISFSKKKPCPEDTQTSSTEEDIPCCGYLSVLVNQCWKERWCRLKGNTLYLHKDRTELRTHLSAIVLRGCEVLPGLGPKHPFAFRILRHGHELTALEASCSEDLGRWLGLLLVETGSQTAPEALHYDYVDVETIANIVTAVRHSYLWASSSQDHRADSSRVVYDDVPYEKVQQAEEEPGRPGAAQVKRHASSCSEKSRRVDPQVKVKRHASSANQYRYGKNRAEEDARRFLTEKEKLEKEKASIRSELMSLRKEKRELREAMKGSTAGPRLQELEQRVAVLEERCRQKEQSRVDLELKLTEVKEQLKQSLAGGPALGLAVTSKAENGETTNKPNGSPPEHLVPVNCAAELRKRSPSIIPANTGSVLRKAKEWEKKQT, encoded by the exons TGCTGGACCAGCTCCTGCCGGAGCTCAGCGTTCTGCTCAAGCTGCTGGACCACGAGTACCTGAGTGCCACCACGCAGGAGAAGAAGCTGGCTGTCTCCAGCAtcctgcagaagctgcagccaCCTGCAG GGAAGGATGGGGACTACATGTACGTCAACACAGCGTCCCTGGGCAATGGCACCAGCTTCGTGGAGTCCCTCTTTGAGGAGTTTG ACTGTGACCTGCGGGACCTGCAGGACATGCAGGAGGACGAGGGGGACACCAGCGACGCCGTTGGCTCGGAGCTGGCAGGGAGTCAGCCGGCCAAACCTGTAAGTGCCCGGCTGTCCCCGAGCCAG GTTCCTGCGgatcctgctcctcctctgcccACCACTCCCCCTCCTGAGGATTACTATGAGGAAGCGCTGCCCCTGGGCCCTGGCAAGGCCCCCGAGTACATCACCTCCCGCA acagctccagcccccCCAACTCCATCGAGGACGGCTATTACGAGGATGCAGACAGCAGCTACCCCGTCACCAGGATAAACGGGGAGCAGAAAAGTTCCT ACAACGACTCGGATGTCATGAGCAGCTCTTACGAGTCCTacgacgaggaggaggaggagggcaagGGCCAGCAGCTGACACACCAGTGGCCCTCGGAGGAGGCCTCCATGAACCTGGTGAAGGATTGCCGGATCTGTGCCTTCCTCTTGCGCAAGAAGCGCTTCGGGCAGTGGGCCAAGCAGCTCACCATCATCCGGGATGGCAAACTGCTG TGCTACAAAAGCTCCAAGGACCGGCAGCCACACGTGGAGGTGCCCCTGGCCACCTGCAACGTCATCTACGTCCCCAAGGACGGGCGGCGCAAGAAGCACGAGCTGCGGTTCTCGCTGCCGGGGGCTGAGGCGCTGGTGCTGGCAGTGCAGAGCAAGGAGCAGGCTGAGGAGTGGCTCAAG GTGATAAAGGAAGCCAGCAGTCCAGCAGCAGGCGGGATGGAAGCCCCCACCTCCCCAGTGATGCCGTGCAAGATGGAGCTGGACAAG CGGCTGTCCCAGGAGAAGCACACCTCGGACTCGGACAGTGTGGCCATGGGTGACAGCGGGTCCCCAGCTGCCCGCAGAGAGCACGGCGAGCACG GGAAAGGCAAAAAGGGTGGCCTGGCTGACCTGAAGGGCTCCATGAGCCGGGCAGCGGGGAAGAAAATCACCAGGATCATCAGCTTCTCCAAGAAGAAGCCGTGCCCCGAGGACACCCAGACCTCCTCCACCGAGGAGGACATCCCCTGCTGCG gcTACCTCAGCGTGTTGGTGAACCAGTGCTGGAAGGAGCGCTGGTGTCGCCTCAAGGGCAACACCCTGTACCTGCACAAGGACCGCACGGAGCTGCGCACGCACCTCAGCGCCATCGTCCTGCGGGGCTGCGAGGTGCTGCCCGGCCTGGGCCCCAAACATCCCTTCGCTTTCCGCATCCTGCGCCACGGGCACGAGCTGACGGCGCTGGAG GCGAGCTGCTCTGAAGACCTGGGCCGCTGGCTGGGTCTCCTCTTGGTGGAAACGGGCTCCCAAACAGCCCCAGAGGCCTTGCACTACGACTACGTGGATGTGGAGACCATTGCCAACATCGTGACGGCCGTGAGACACTCCTACCT GTGGGCCAGCTCCTCCCAGGATCACCGGGCGGACTCCTCTCGGGTGGTGTACGATGATGTCCCCTATGAGAAGGTTCAG caggcagaggaggagccgGGCCGGCCCGGGGCCGCTCAGGTGAAGCGCCACGCCTCGTCCTGCAGCGAGAAGTCTCGGCGGGTGGACCCGCAGGTCAAAGTGAAGAGACACGCGTCCA GTGCCAACCAGTACAGGTACGGCAAGAACCGGGCCGAGGAGGACGCCAGGCGATTCCTGACGGAGaaggagaagctggagaaggagaaggcGTCGATCCGCAGCGAGCTGATGTCGCTGCGGAAGGAGAAGCGGGAGCTGCGGGAAGCCATGAAGGGCAGCACGG CAGGGCCgcggctgcaggagctggagcagcgggTGGCGGTGCTGGAGGAGCGCTGCCGGCAGAAGGAGCAGTCTCGGGTCGATCTGGAGCTCAAGCTGACCGAAGtgaaggagcagctgaagcagTCGCTGGCAGGAGGGCCGGCCCTGGGGCTGGCTGTGACCAGCAAGGCTGAGAATGGG GAAACTACAAACAAGCCAAACGGGAGCCCCCCTGAGCACTTGGTTCCTGTGAACTGTGCGGCAgagctgaggaagaggagcccGTCCATCATCCCTGCCAACACGGGGAGCGTGCTGCGCAAAGCCAAG GAATGGGAAAAGAAGCAGACTTAA
- the AFAP1L1 gene encoding actin filament-associated protein 1-like 1 isoform X4: MDRLSVLDQLLPELSVLLKLLDHEYLSATTQEKKLAVSSILQKLQPPAGKDGDYMYVNTASLGNGTSFVESLFEEFDCDLRDLQDMQEDEGDTSDAVGSELAGSQPAKPVSARLSPSQVPADPAPPLPTTPPPEDYYEEALPLGPGKAPEYITSRNSSSPPNSIEDGYYEDADSSYPVTRINGEQKSSYNDSDVMSSSYESYDEEEEEGKGQQLTHQWPSEEASMNLVKDCRICAFLLRKKRFGQWAKQLTIIRDGKLLCYKSSKDRQPHVEVPLATCNVIYVPKDGRRKKHELRFSLPGAEALVLAVQSKEQAEEWLKVIKEASSPAAGGMEAPTSPVMPCKMELDKRLSQEKHTSDSDSVAMGDSGSPAARREHGEHGKGKKGGLADLKGSMSRAAGKKITRIISFSKKKPCPEDTQTSSTEEDIPCCGYLSVLVNQCWKERWCRLKGNTLYLHKDRTELRTHLSAIVLRGCEVLPGLGPKHPFAFRILRHGHELTALEASCSEDLGRWLGLLLVETGSQTAPEALHYDYVDVETIANIVTAVRHSYLWASSSQDHRADSSRVVYDDVPYEKVQAEEEPGRPGAAQVKRHASSCSEKSRRVDPQVKVKRHASSANQYRYGKNRAEEDARRFLTEKEKLEKEKASIRSELMSLRKEKRELREAMKGSTGPRLQELEQRVAVLEERCRQKEQSRVDLELKLTEVKEQLKQSLAGGPALGLAVTSKAENGETTNKPNGSPPEHLVPVNCAAELRKRSPSIIPANTGSVLRKAKEWEKKQT, encoded by the exons TGCTGGACCAGCTCCTGCCGGAGCTCAGCGTTCTGCTCAAGCTGCTGGACCACGAGTACCTGAGTGCCACCACGCAGGAGAAGAAGCTGGCTGTCTCCAGCAtcctgcagaagctgcagccaCCTGCAG GGAAGGATGGGGACTACATGTACGTCAACACAGCGTCCCTGGGCAATGGCACCAGCTTCGTGGAGTCCCTCTTTGAGGAGTTTG ACTGTGACCTGCGGGACCTGCAGGACATGCAGGAGGACGAGGGGGACACCAGCGACGCCGTTGGCTCGGAGCTGGCAGGGAGTCAGCCGGCCAAACCTGTAAGTGCCCGGCTGTCCCCGAGCCAG GTTCCTGCGgatcctgctcctcctctgcccACCACTCCCCCTCCTGAGGATTACTATGAGGAAGCGCTGCCCCTGGGCCCTGGCAAGGCCCCCGAGTACATCACCTCCCGCA acagctccagcccccCCAACTCCATCGAGGACGGCTATTACGAGGATGCAGACAGCAGCTACCCCGTCACCAGGATAAACGGGGAGCAGAAAAGTTCCT ACAACGACTCGGATGTCATGAGCAGCTCTTACGAGTCCTacgacgaggaggaggaggagggcaagGGCCAGCAGCTGACACACCAGTGGCCCTCGGAGGAGGCCTCCATGAACCTGGTGAAGGATTGCCGGATCTGTGCCTTCCTCTTGCGCAAGAAGCGCTTCGGGCAGTGGGCCAAGCAGCTCACCATCATCCGGGATGGCAAACTGCTG TGCTACAAAAGCTCCAAGGACCGGCAGCCACACGTGGAGGTGCCCCTGGCCACCTGCAACGTCATCTACGTCCCCAAGGACGGGCGGCGCAAGAAGCACGAGCTGCGGTTCTCGCTGCCGGGGGCTGAGGCGCTGGTGCTGGCAGTGCAGAGCAAGGAGCAGGCTGAGGAGTGGCTCAAG GTGATAAAGGAAGCCAGCAGTCCAGCAGCAGGCGGGATGGAAGCCCCCACCTCCCCAGTGATGCCGTGCAAGATGGAGCTGGACAAG CGGCTGTCCCAGGAGAAGCACACCTCGGACTCGGACAGTGTGGCCATGGGTGACAGCGGGTCCCCAGCTGCCCGCAGAGAGCACGGCGAGCACG GGAAAGGCAAAAAGGGTGGCCTGGCTGACCTGAAGGGCTCCATGAGCCGGGCAGCGGGGAAGAAAATCACCAGGATCATCAGCTTCTCCAAGAAGAAGCCGTGCCCCGAGGACACCCAGACCTCCTCCACCGAGGAGGACATCCCCTGCTGCG gcTACCTCAGCGTGTTGGTGAACCAGTGCTGGAAGGAGCGCTGGTGTCGCCTCAAGGGCAACACCCTGTACCTGCACAAGGACCGCACGGAGCTGCGCACGCACCTCAGCGCCATCGTCCTGCGGGGCTGCGAGGTGCTGCCCGGCCTGGGCCCCAAACATCCCTTCGCTTTCCGCATCCTGCGCCACGGGCACGAGCTGACGGCGCTGGAG GCGAGCTGCTCTGAAGACCTGGGCCGCTGGCTGGGTCTCCTCTTGGTGGAAACGGGCTCCCAAACAGCCCCAGAGGCCTTGCACTACGACTACGTGGATGTGGAGACCATTGCCAACATCGTGACGGCCGTGAGACACTCCTACCT GTGGGCCAGCTCCTCCCAGGATCACCGGGCGGACTCCTCTCGGGTGGTGTACGATGATGTCCCCTATGAGAAGGTTCAG gcagaggaggagccgGGCCGGCCCGGGGCCGCTCAGGTGAAGCGCCACGCCTCGTCCTGCAGCGAGAAGTCTCGGCGGGTGGACCCGCAGGTCAAAGTGAAGAGACACGCGTCCA GTGCCAACCAGTACAGGTACGGCAAGAACCGGGCCGAGGAGGACGCCAGGCGATTCCTGACGGAGaaggagaagctggagaaggagaaggcGTCGATCCGCAGCGAGCTGATGTCGCTGCGGAAGGAGAAGCGGGAGCTGCGGGAAGCCATGAAGGGCAGCACGG GGCCgcggctgcaggagctggagcagcgggTGGCGGTGCTGGAGGAGCGCTGCCGGCAGAAGGAGCAGTCTCGGGTCGATCTGGAGCTCAAGCTGACCGAAGtgaaggagcagctgaagcagTCGCTGGCAGGAGGGCCGGCCCTGGGGCTGGCTGTGACCAGCAAGGCTGAGAATGGG GAAACTACAAACAAGCCAAACGGGAGCCCCCCTGAGCACTTGGTTCCTGTGAACTGTGCGGCAgagctgaggaagaggagcccGTCCATCATCCCTGCCAACACGGGGAGCGTGCTGCGCAAAGCCAAG GAATGGGAAAAGAAGCAGACTTAA
- the AFAP1L1 gene encoding actin filament-associated protein 1-like 1 isoform X5 — protein sequence MDRLSVLDQLLPELSVLLKLLDHEYLSATTQEKKLAVSSILQKLQPPAGKDGDYMYVNTASLGNGTSFVESLFEEFDCDLRDLQDMQEDEGDTSDAVGSELAGSQPAKPVPADPAPPLPTTPPPEDYYEEALPLGPGKAPEYITSRNSSSPPNSIEDGYYEDADSSYPVTRINGEQKSSYNDSDVMSSSYESYDEEEEEGKGQQLTHQWPSEEASMNLVKDCRICAFLLRKKRFGQWAKQLTIIRDGKLLCYKSSKDRQPHVEVPLATCNVIYVPKDGRRKKHELRFSLPGAEALVLAVQSKEQAEEWLKVIKEASSPAAGGMEAPTSPVMPCKMELDKRLSQEKHTSDSDSVAMGDSGSPAARREHGEHGKGKKGGLADLKGSMSRAAGKKITRIISFSKKKPCPEDTQTSSTEEDIPCCGYLSVLVNQCWKERWCRLKGNTLYLHKDRTELRTHLSAIVLRGCEVLPGLGPKHPFAFRILRHGHELTALEASCSEDLGRWLGLLLVETGSQTAPEALHYDYVDVETIANIVTAVRHSYLWASSSQDHRADSSRVVYDDVPYEKVQQAEEEPGRPGAAQVKRHASSCSEKSRRVDPQVKVKRHASSANQYRYGKNRAEEDARRFLTEKEKLEKEKASIRSELMSLRKEKRELREAMKGSTAGPRLQELEQRVAVLEERCRQKEQSRVDLELKLTEVKEQLKQSLAGGPALGLAVTSKAENGETTNKPNGSPPEHLVPVNCAAELRKRSPSIIPANTGSVLRKAKEWEKKQT from the exons TGCTGGACCAGCTCCTGCCGGAGCTCAGCGTTCTGCTCAAGCTGCTGGACCACGAGTACCTGAGTGCCACCACGCAGGAGAAGAAGCTGGCTGTCTCCAGCAtcctgcagaagctgcagccaCCTGCAG GGAAGGATGGGGACTACATGTACGTCAACACAGCGTCCCTGGGCAATGGCACCAGCTTCGTGGAGTCCCTCTTTGAGGAGTTTG ACTGTGACCTGCGGGACCTGCAGGACATGCAGGAGGACGAGGGGGACACCAGCGACGCCGTTGGCTCGGAGCTGGCAGGGAGTCAGCCGGCCAAACCT GTTCCTGCGgatcctgctcctcctctgcccACCACTCCCCCTCCTGAGGATTACTATGAGGAAGCGCTGCCCCTGGGCCCTGGCAAGGCCCCCGAGTACATCACCTCCCGCA acagctccagcccccCCAACTCCATCGAGGACGGCTATTACGAGGATGCAGACAGCAGCTACCCCGTCACCAGGATAAACGGGGAGCAGAAAAGTTCCT ACAACGACTCGGATGTCATGAGCAGCTCTTACGAGTCCTacgacgaggaggaggaggagggcaagGGCCAGCAGCTGACACACCAGTGGCCCTCGGAGGAGGCCTCCATGAACCTGGTGAAGGATTGCCGGATCTGTGCCTTCCTCTTGCGCAAGAAGCGCTTCGGGCAGTGGGCCAAGCAGCTCACCATCATCCGGGATGGCAAACTGCTG TGCTACAAAAGCTCCAAGGACCGGCAGCCACACGTGGAGGTGCCCCTGGCCACCTGCAACGTCATCTACGTCCCCAAGGACGGGCGGCGCAAGAAGCACGAGCTGCGGTTCTCGCTGCCGGGGGCTGAGGCGCTGGTGCTGGCAGTGCAGAGCAAGGAGCAGGCTGAGGAGTGGCTCAAG GTGATAAAGGAAGCCAGCAGTCCAGCAGCAGGCGGGATGGAAGCCCCCACCTCCCCAGTGATGCCGTGCAAGATGGAGCTGGACAAG CGGCTGTCCCAGGAGAAGCACACCTCGGACTCGGACAGTGTGGCCATGGGTGACAGCGGGTCCCCAGCTGCCCGCAGAGAGCACGGCGAGCACG GGAAAGGCAAAAAGGGTGGCCTGGCTGACCTGAAGGGCTCCATGAGCCGGGCAGCGGGGAAGAAAATCACCAGGATCATCAGCTTCTCCAAGAAGAAGCCGTGCCCCGAGGACACCCAGACCTCCTCCACCGAGGAGGACATCCCCTGCTGCG gcTACCTCAGCGTGTTGGTGAACCAGTGCTGGAAGGAGCGCTGGTGTCGCCTCAAGGGCAACACCCTGTACCTGCACAAGGACCGCACGGAGCTGCGCACGCACCTCAGCGCCATCGTCCTGCGGGGCTGCGAGGTGCTGCCCGGCCTGGGCCCCAAACATCCCTTCGCTTTCCGCATCCTGCGCCACGGGCACGAGCTGACGGCGCTGGAG GCGAGCTGCTCTGAAGACCTGGGCCGCTGGCTGGGTCTCCTCTTGGTGGAAACGGGCTCCCAAACAGCCCCAGAGGCCTTGCACTACGACTACGTGGATGTGGAGACCATTGCCAACATCGTGACGGCCGTGAGACACTCCTACCT GTGGGCCAGCTCCTCCCAGGATCACCGGGCGGACTCCTCTCGGGTGGTGTACGATGATGTCCCCTATGAGAAGGTTCAG caggcagaggaggagccgGGCCGGCCCGGGGCCGCTCAGGTGAAGCGCCACGCCTCGTCCTGCAGCGAGAAGTCTCGGCGGGTGGACCCGCAGGTCAAAGTGAAGAGACACGCGTCCA GTGCCAACCAGTACAGGTACGGCAAGAACCGGGCCGAGGAGGACGCCAGGCGATTCCTGACGGAGaaggagaagctggagaaggagaaggcGTCGATCCGCAGCGAGCTGATGTCGCTGCGGAAGGAGAAGCGGGAGCTGCGGGAAGCCATGAAGGGCAGCACGG CAGGGCCgcggctgcaggagctggagcagcgggTGGCGGTGCTGGAGGAGCGCTGCCGGCAGAAGGAGCAGTCTCGGGTCGATCTGGAGCTCAAGCTGACCGAAGtgaaggagcagctgaagcagTCGCTGGCAGGAGGGCCGGCCCTGGGGCTGGCTGTGACCAGCAAGGCTGAGAATGGG GAAACTACAAACAAGCCAAACGGGAGCCCCCCTGAGCACTTGGTTCCTGTGAACTGTGCGGCAgagctgaggaagaggagcccGTCCATCATCCCTGCCAACACGGGGAGCGTGCTGCGCAAAGCCAAG GAATGGGAAAAGAAGCAGACTTAA